The proteins below come from a single Serratia fonticola genomic window:
- a CDS encoding Hok/Gef family protein — translation MPNRGDIVKLVVICTTVILLVWITRSKLCELRIRSGNTEVAAILAYESER, via the coding sequence ATGCCAAACAGAGGAGATATCGTAAAACTGGTCGTTATCTGTACCACGGTGATCTTGTTGGTATGGATAACGCGCAGCAAACTTTGTGAGCTGCGCATTCGATCGGGCAACACGGAGGTTGCGGCCATTTTGGCCTACGAATCCGAACGGTAA
- the fhuB gene encoding Fe(3+)-hydroxamate ABC transporter permease FhuB, which produces MSARLRILPIALILLLLVAAGGLTLFNLLHQLPWDQWSQALVQPDIDNVDQMLFHYSLLPRLSVSLLVGAGLGLVGVLFQQVLRNPLAEPATLGVAAGAQLGLTIATLWMLPGGELTRQLAAMVGAIVVGGLVFGVAWGKRMSPVTLILAGLVLGLYCGAVNSLLALFNYDQLQGLFLWSTGALNQQDWGTVQFILPRLLLVAVLAALLIRPLTLLGLDDGVARNLGLGLAMSRFAALAVAIVFSAMLVNAVGVIGFIGLFAPLMAKMLGARRLAHRMMLAPLLGALLLWLTDQVMIWLTLVWREIPTGAATALIGAPLLLWLLPRLRSSATPPPMDLGDRVPVERGNLPIWILLGSVLLLAGIAVALMFGQNPHGWHWSVGSELQALMPWRWPRVVSALAAGMMLAVAGTLIQKLTGNPMSSPEVLGISSGAAFGVVVMLFIVPGDAFIWLLPAGSLGAAATLLIIMIAAGRGGFSTERMLLAGIALSTAFSTTIFLLLASGDPRMGGLLVWLSGSTYSVDAPQAIRTAAIAGVLILLAPLCRRWLTILPLGGATARSVGIALTPTRLSILLLAATLTAMATLTVGPLSFIGLMAPHMARMLGFRRALPQMVIAALLGGLLMVFADWCGRMVMFPYQIPAGLLATFIGAPYFVYLLRKQTS; this is translated from the coding sequence ATGAGTGCACGCCTGCGTATCTTGCCGATAGCGCTGATCCTGCTATTGCTGGTAGCGGCGGGTGGCCTGACGCTCTTCAACCTGCTGCATCAACTGCCGTGGGACCAGTGGTCACAGGCGTTGGTACAACCAGACATCGACAATGTCGATCAGATGCTGTTTCACTACAGCCTGTTGCCACGCCTGTCGGTGTCGTTGCTGGTGGGGGCCGGACTGGGATTGGTCGGCGTACTGTTCCAGCAGGTATTACGCAATCCTTTGGCGGAACCCGCTACGCTCGGCGTGGCTGCCGGGGCTCAGCTAGGCTTGACGATTGCCACGCTGTGGATGCTGCCTGGGGGCGAATTGACCCGACAACTGGCGGCGATGGTCGGTGCCATTGTGGTCGGCGGGCTGGTGTTCGGCGTTGCCTGGGGCAAACGGATGTCGCCCGTGACGTTGATTCTGGCCGGTCTAGTTCTTGGGCTGTACTGCGGTGCGGTCAATAGCCTGCTGGCGTTGTTCAATTACGATCAGCTGCAAGGCTTGTTCCTGTGGAGCACCGGTGCGCTAAACCAGCAGGATTGGGGGACGGTGCAGTTTATCCTGCCGCGCTTGCTGTTGGTTGCCGTGCTGGCCGCGTTATTGATCCGACCGTTAACGCTGTTAGGGCTGGACGACGGCGTGGCGCGTAATCTGGGCCTGGGCCTGGCAATGTCGCGCTTTGCCGCGTTGGCGGTGGCGATTGTGTTCAGCGCCATGTTGGTCAATGCGGTCGGGGTGATCGGTTTTATCGGCCTATTTGCCCCGTTGATGGCCAAGATGCTGGGAGCTCGCCGTCTGGCGCACCGCATGATGCTGGCTCCGCTATTGGGTGCATTGCTGCTGTGGTTGACCGATCAGGTGATGATCTGGCTGACATTGGTATGGCGTGAAATCCCGACCGGCGCGGCAACGGCACTGATTGGTGCACCGTTGTTGCTTTGGCTACTGCCACGCTTACGCAGCAGCGCAACCCCGCCGCCGATGGATCTTGGTGACAGAGTGCCTGTCGAACGTGGCAACTTGCCGATATGGATCCTGCTGGGGAGCGTTTTACTATTGGCCGGGATTGCGGTGGCGCTGATGTTTGGGCAAAACCCCCACGGCTGGCACTGGAGCGTAGGCAGTGAATTACAGGCGTTGATGCCTTGGCGCTGGCCACGAGTGGTTTCTGCCCTGGCGGCCGGGATGATGCTGGCGGTAGCCGGAACGCTGATCCAGAAACTGACCGGTAACCCGATGTCCAGCCCGGAAGTGCTGGGGATCAGTTCCGGCGCAGCTTTCGGCGTGGTGGTGATGCTGTTTATCGTCCCTGGTGATGCTTTTATCTGGCTATTACCCGCCGGGAGTCTGGGGGCGGCGGCTACGCTGTTGATCATCATGATTGCGGCTGGGCGCGGCGGATTCTCTACCGAACGTATGCTGTTGGCGGGGATCGCCCTCAGCACCGCCTTTAGTACCACCATTTTCCTGCTGCTGGCCAGTGGCGATCCCCGTATGGGGGGGCTGTTGGTGTGGCTTTCCGGCTCTACCTACTCGGTGGATGCTCCGCAGGCAATACGTACGGCGGCGATTGCTGGCGTGTTGATATTGTTGGCCCCGCTGTGTAGACGTTGGCTGACAATTCTGCCGTTGGGCGGCGCTACAGCACGTTCCGTAGGGATTGCCCTGACGCCGACCAGGCTGAGCATTTTGCTGCTGGCGGCAACGCTGACCGCGATGGCAACGCTAACCGTTGGGCCGCTGAGCTTTATTGGCCTAATGGCACCGCATATGGCCCGCATGTTGGGATTCCGCCGGGCGCTGCCGCAGATGGTGATTGCTGCGTTGCTAGGCGGCCTGCTGATGGTGTTTGCGGACTGGTGTGGCAGGATGGTGATGTTCCCTTACCAAATCCCCGCCGGGCTGCTGGCGACCTTTATTGGCGCGCCGTACTTTGTCTATCTGCTGCGTAAGCAAACTTCGTAG
- the fhuD gene encoding Fe(3+)-hydroxamate ABC transporter substrate-binding protein FhuD produces the protein MPTSADFHHDPLRRRLLTAMALSPLLFSLPSRATDLPDITRIAALEWLPVELLIALGVMPQAVADIHNYNLWVQDPRLPDSVIDVGQRTEPNLELLQQLKPSLILLSKGYGPSPQKLQPIGPTMEFGFNDGSGKPLTVGKNSLLQLAQRIGLEARATQHLQQFDAFMLEARNRLAGYRQQPLLLFSLLDPRHVLVIGQKSLFQEVMDQLGIENAWQGETNFWGTSVVGIERLATIKNARAIYLDHGNQAMMDKVSKTPLWQALPFIRQGQLRQVPAVWFYGATLSAMRFCRLLEQAQETGS, from the coding sequence ATGCCTACCTCTGCCGATTTTCATCATGATCCGCTGCGCCGGCGTTTATTAACGGCGATGGCATTATCGCCTCTGCTGTTCTCTTTACCGTCGCGAGCGACAGATTTGCCCGATATCACCCGCATCGCGGCATTGGAGTGGCTACCGGTCGAGCTGTTGATCGCACTGGGCGTGATGCCGCAGGCGGTTGCCGATATCCACAACTACAACCTGTGGGTACAAGACCCTCGGTTGCCGGACTCGGTGATCGACGTCGGTCAACGTACCGAACCTAATCTGGAGCTGTTGCAACAGCTCAAACCTTCTCTGATCCTGCTTTCCAAAGGCTATGGTCCTTCGCCACAAAAACTGCAGCCTATCGGCCCGACCATGGAGTTTGGCTTTAACGACGGTAGCGGTAAACCGCTCACCGTGGGCAAAAACTCGTTGCTGCAATTGGCACAGCGGATAGGTCTGGAGGCGCGGGCTACCCAACATCTGCAACAGTTTGATGCTTTCATGCTAGAGGCGCGTAACCGCCTGGCGGGGTACCGGCAACAACCGCTGCTGCTGTTTTCTTTGCTCGATCCTCGGCACGTGTTGGTCATCGGCCAGAAGAGTCTGTTTCAGGAAGTGATGGATCAGCTAGGCATCGAGAATGCCTGGCAGGGGGAAACTAACTTCTGGGGAACTTCGGTGGTGGGGATAGAACGTCTGGCGACAATAAAAAATGCGCGAGCGATTTATCTCGATCATGGTAATCAAGCCATGATGGATAAGGTCAGCAAGACGCCGTTGTGGCAGGCCTTGCCGTTTATCCGCCAGGGACAACTGCGGCAGGTGCCAGCGGTGTGGTTCTACGGTGCCACGCTGTCAGCCATGCGTTTTTGCCGCTTGCTGGAGCAGGCGCAGGAGACCGGCTCATGA